The nucleotide sequence GTCTGCAATTTTTTATACtatttttggttgtttgtgttATCTCTAATCCAGCTTAGTGAATtgtttgtatttgtttatatgttttagcTTGGACGGCGAGTAGAATGCATGGTATTGCCCCTTGAGCTATTACAGCAGTTCAAGTCTTCGGATTTTCCTAACCAACAAGAATATGAAGCTTGGCAGAGGAGAAACTTGAGGGTTCTCGAAGCCGGACTTCTTTTGTATCCTTATTTGCCTTTAGAAAAGAGAGACACTGCTTCTCAACAACTCCGGAAGATTATTCATGGGGCCTTAGATAAACCCATAGAAACTGGAAAGCACACTGAGTCGATGCAAGTTCTTCGCAATGCTGTTATGTCTCTTGCTAACAGATCAGTTGACGGTTCTGTTTCCGAGACATGCCACTGGGCAGATGGGTTTCCGTTGAACCTGAGGCTCTACCAAATGCTACTAGAATCGTGTTTTGACCCGAATGAAGAAACATCTGTTATTGAAGAGCTTGATGAGGTTTTCGACCTCATAAAGAAGACCTGGGTAGTTCTCGGAATAAATCAAATGCTGCATGATCTTTGTTTCTCATGGGTTTTATTTCATCGTTATGTTACAACTGGCCAAGTGGATAATGACCTGCTGCTTGCATCCAGTAACCTGTTGGCGGAAGTTGAACAAGATGCCTATGGCACAAAAGATCCATCTTATTCGAAGATCTTAAGTTCGACATTGAGTTCGATATTGGGTTGGGCTGAGAAAAGGCTCCTTGCTTACCGAGATACTTTCCACAGTGGAAATATTGAAGCGATGCAAAACATTCTCTCTCTGGGGTTATTATCAGCAAAAATACTGGTTCAAGATATTTCTCATGAGTACCGTCGGAAGAGGAAAGAAACTAATGTGGGTTATGACAGGGTTGATGCTTACATAAGATCATCAATACGCACCGCTTTTGCACAGGCAAGTTCCCATATTATTTTTGGGCTTCGATTAAATAAAGAGGCCGTAAACAATGTATATTATGATAGGAAATATTCTTTTTATGCCTGTTTCTTGTCGATGATCAATTGGAAAACCAGGTTGATAAACTTTAACTATCTAAATTTTGGGTATAAACTGATCCAAGTTTTTGTATGTTGTCTTAAGGCAGAAACTGGAAAAGGTAGGTTCTCGCAAGCGCTACTCGAAGAGCCAAAACAATCTTCCTGCCCTTACCGTCCTCGCACAAGAAGTTAGTGAACTGGCTTTTAGTGAGAAGGGGATATTTGGTCCAGTATTGAAGAGATGGCACCCTCTTGCAACAGGCATTGCTATGGCTACGCTGCATTCTTGCTATGGAAATGAGCTGAAGCAATTTGTGGCGGGTCTCACTGAGTTGACACCGGACACTATACAAGTGCTGAGAGCTGCTGACAAATTGGAAAAAGATCTTGTGCAGATTGCCGTCGAAGATTCAGTGGATAGTGAGGATGGGGGGAAATCGATCATAAGGGAGATGCCTCCTTACGAGACTGAAGCTGTAATTGCCAATCTGGCAAAGACTTGGATAAGGACAAGAGTAGACAGGCTGAGGGAATTGGTTGACAGAAATCTGCATCAAGAGGTATGCATTTTCTGTTTCCACGCACCAAAAAAGTTGACAAACAAGAGATACAAGCCTCGGTGCTTGCTTCCTAACATAAAAGTATATTTTGCTGAAATTTCTTTGGACAGGTATGGAATCCAAAGGCAAACAAAGAGCGGCTTGCTCCTTCTGCTGTCGAAGTTTTACGCATTATAGATGAAACGTTGGAAGCATTCTTTACGTTGCAGATACCCATGCATTCTGTCTTGGTTCCAGAACTGATGACCAGTCTTGACAAATGTATTCAACATTATGTTTTGAAGGCCAAATCTGGATGTGGTACAAATATTTCTTAGCTTGCACTGGTAcattgaattttaagtttttgatcTCCATAATGACTGCCAGTTCTCCTCTGTTACTTGTGCAGGGACCCGAAGCACTTCCGTACCTGCTTTACCGGCTTTGACCAGATGCTCAGCAGGATCAAAATATGCTGTGttcaagaaaaaggaaaggttGCATATAAGCCAGAGAAGGAAATCTCAGGTTGAAGGTACAAATGGGGACAGCTCATTTGGGATTCCGCAACTTTGTGTGCGCATTAATACTTTGCAGCTTATTCGAATGGAATTGAGAGTTTTTGAGAAGAGGATAATTGCCCATCTTGGGAGCTCAGAAACCCGTCAAGGGGACAATATAGCAAACGGAGTGGGCAAAATGTTTCAGCTTTCCGCATCTGCTTGTGCTGAAGGAATCCAACAACTTTGTGAGGCAACAGCATACAAGGTCGTTTTCCATGACCTAAGTCATGTCCTCTGGGACGGCTTGTATATTTTGGGAGTTTCGTCGTCTAGGATTGAGCCATTTCTTCAGGAACTTGAGCAATACTTGGAGATTATTTCGTCAACTGTGCACGACAGAGTTAGAACACGAGTCATTACTGATGTAATGAGAGCTTCTTTTGATGGGTTCTTGTTGGTTTTGCTAGCTGGAGGACCTTCTCGCACTTTCACGCAGAAAGATTCTGGCTTAATCGAGGAGGATTTTAAGTTTCTGACTGATTTATTCTGGTCAAACGGGGATGGACTGCCGGCTGATTTGATTGATAAGTTATCGACCACTGTTAAAAGTATCCTCCCTCTGTACGGTATTGATACTGACAGCCTTGTTGAACAGTTCAAACGTGCAACTCTGGAGAACTATGGATCTTCAGCGAAATCCCGACTTCCAATGCCTCCAACTACAGGCGAGTGGAATTCCAACGAGCCAAACACACTTCTACGTGTCTTGTGTTATCGGAATGACGAGACTGCAGCGAAGTTCCTTAAGAAGACTTATAACTTGCCTAAGAAGCTGTAACAACTTGAAAAGATTGATGAAGGATAAATTCATCGGTTGAGTAAGGATCATTTTCGGCTTGGCTTATTCACGGCATCGCCCACCGAAAACTCTGTGTTCGCGTTTTAGTCGGAAGATCTGTTCAGTTTGGGTGCAGAATATAGAGATACAAAGCATATTTATTGGTCCACGTTCTTGCTGTTTAGAGCTTTCACCACCGTCGGTCCAGAACTTCAAGCAAGCAGTGGACTTGTTCTTAGTGCATAGGATTAACAAGGGTTTAGCAAATATTTATACTATTCGTTATTCTAATGTGTCGATTACTTTGCCGAATGCAGTGGGGGTGTATGCTTCAGCTTTCTTTCTCCGTCGCGTTGTTCCTACTGCACCACCGGCATCACACGACAGAAAAACTGCACGATATGGGGAATGATAATCTGAAATCTAACCGGTTACGAGAATTCGGACACAGAGGCTTGAAGAAAACTGCAGATTTGAGTTGTAACTTTGGATGTGTGGGTAAATAAGTCATGGTCTGTAACATTTATTCTTTTGTTGGCTTGAAGTTCTCTATTTCAGAGTTGTGAACCTACATTTTCCCGATTGTTTTCGTCCTCGGCTTGTTATTCTTCGTGATGAAAATAACGGAATATTTTCAGAATATCTTTCTGTTCGTTTTTACGTGTTGGATACAAAAGTATAGGGAAAATGATTCACCGGACTGAACTGGAAAAATAATCCTGTTCGCTTCCAGTTATCACCGGTGTGAGTAGTCCGATTTTGCCCGTGGTTTTTCGCCTAAACAATCTGTTAAAAAGATTATGCTGTAAAACGAGTATACAAGTCAAGATCCATATCACAAGTGGCTACAAAATCTTTTGATCGATTTGCGTTTTGTAAGAAATGATCAACTAAAACTATGCCTGATCTCAATCACTTTCTCCAGAGGCCCTCTCAGCGTTTCTGTATATATGTCATATGAGATTACAGATACGTGACCACAGATTAGTGCCAAGGATTCCTTTTCATTCCGCTCTTCTTTGCGCTACTCGTTGAGCTCGATTTCTGCAAAGGAAACAGATTCAGTTCCTGTTGCATCGATAGAACTGGTAGCCATTACAAATCTATACTACTGAGGAAGAGCGATGATCTAATACATACCGATTTTGACTTCTTTGTCTTTCCTCGGATCCTGTTCTTTGGCGGTTTTAGTTTGTATAACCGAACCATCCAATGGTGTGTTGTGAACACCTACGTTGATTAAGATCCACAGCGTAATCAGAAACCGGCGTGTTTAAGTTTTGAATAATCAATTGAGGGTCACACTACTCAAATATATATTGTTGCAGACAAAAATTTCATACTAAAAGATCGTCTGACCTCTTCAAAATGAGTAAGTTTGAAATGTTTCTTTCCGATTTCTGTTTGCCTCACCCTATCAAAGCCTTTACCGTCTGTGTCCACAAACCTAAAGTAAAAGAACACAAGATGCACTGTATTACTCACAGCCggaacaaagaaacaaagaatttaagaagaaaaactCTACAAATCAGCAAGCGATGTTGCGAAAATGCAGACCTGTAATAAGAGAGCTTGTACATGAGACAATTTAGCATAGTGGGGGTCGCCTGATTGTCAATGCGATACTGGCCATCCCTCTTTAGAAACGAAGACAATACACGACATGGTTAATGACTCAACAATAACATCACTAATATCTCAAcgtctcaaatcataaccagtaggaaaataaaaaagaagatgaaagaaaTGAGGGACTCACTAAGTAATCAGGTTCCTTGATATGAGGGAATACGCCCCCTCCAATTCGGACCATCCACAAGAACTTGTTAATATCATCACTGGGGTAGCCAACAAGACCTGATAGGTAAAGTTTATCGATCAGAATAAggttttactttctttttataCTATCATATCATGTTAAAAGGAACAAACCTCCAAAAACAACGAGGACATATTTTACATCCAACGAGTTGAAAATTTCCCAAGCTGCCTTTTCTGGTGAAGACATGGCAGTACCCACGGTTGCAATATGCGTGTTGTTCCATGTATTATTGTCAACAATGACCGTGCGATTAGCCATGGCAGTAGTTTGGTACCCATAATCCCACCAAGAGGCAACCTGCAACAAGTTTATAGAAAAAAACGAATATTAGTTAATATCTTCATTTGACAAACAGCACAATTTGTCTGTCAAATTAAACTGAGTTGATACAGGGGATAAAAAGAATATGGCGAAGAACTCACTTTATCATCCACCTCAGTGTTGTGGCTTAGCCACGCATAAGCCTCtctaaaatcatcaaaaacatGAAGACCATCATGTGAATGAGAAGTTAGAACAATAGACGGGGCTGAATAAGCTTCTGCTGCTGCCCAGACACAATGAACCTACAAAATGAATGATAGCTCAACTTCAGAGGAGTCGCATGTCTTTTTCAACTCACTGTTAAAGTTGATAAGGAATATATATTTCCCCCGGAAATTGTCTCAGGTTTGAAGAATGTATAACTTTGAGTGCCATAACATACTACAGCATACAGTATGCATATGCATCGGAACCAGAACTGATACGTGATTTAAATCACACAAAATGGAGAACGAAGAAAATTTATTTACCACATAGAAGGCTCCAAGCAACACAAGTAGAAATATAGCAAGAATAGATCCCTCAAATGGTAAAACCAGAAGCCTCTTTTCAATTTGAGATTTAATGGAAGGCTTTTCAACtgcttccttttccttcttcctgTTCTTTCTCGAGGGTCTCTCCTTTAATGTGTCTGCACTTTTATCTGCTTTCGGCACTTCATTCTGGGATACAGTGTTCTCAGAACTGGTTTCCCCTGCCTTGAAAGTCAAAAAGACAAAATCAATGCTATCCTTGAATAACTTATAAAAACGGCTTGGTGAAGGAAGACCAGCAGTGGAAAGCAAGAAGCTTACATCAACTTGGGAAGGCACTAGAAGACCAGGTAACTGAAACTTGATTGATCGTGTGAAAACGTCAAAAGCTTCAGACAGAGCAATCCCAGACATGATGCACGCTGCTGGAGCAAGTACTAGCATAAGTCGCACCTGTAATATTAGTGAACAACAATATTAATATGAAATATCAtgaaaatgggaagaaaaattgaaCTTAACCATGCCAATAATAATTCCTTACCATGACTCCAGAGAAATATACTGATGTTACAATATAGAGGATCACAAAAGAGCTGGCATCTGATAAGGGTGAAAAGCATGCCTACCAACAGATATAAACCGTAAAAACAGTGGTAAGGAACATGAATATAtgaataaaaatcaaaatatagtGACTTGAGAAACTAAAAGAAAAGTATGGTTTTCAGATTCGATTCTTACAATAATTCCAGCTGGAACCAAGAAGGCCAACACATTAATGTCCATAAAGTAAGAGGGCCAAGTAGGAGGCTGGTGCTCGCTAACACTAGCAATAATTGGTATGTACTTGCTCGCATAAGTTCtgaagtgaaaaaaataaaatacaaacatataaaagttACTTTGTCTCTCAGTTAGGCAGCACAAGTATTCATGACAAGTTATATAATACAAACAGGTCAAATGGTGACTAACATCTCAAGTTGGGACGCCGCTGGCCTCGAGGGGCCAGAAGGGGGGTGAATTCTAAAAGGGTCATACTATAGACACCAAAAAGAATCCAAATTATCCTAGTGATCCATTTACTTTTTCCTGTGAACCCCATTATGTTAGCAAATACGATATTACCAAGTCATTTACTTTGGAATTCCAAATTTGAGATGTATTTTGGTGCTTGCCGTATTATGCATTCTAAAAGAAATAGCTTGCTGCCGCATCAGGCCCTCTGAATAATATATCAGACAATAGCCAGATGTTTGGAAAATTTCGGAACCAGTTACTCCATATTAAATTACGCCCCCAATTGAAATTTCTGCTTCAGTCAAGTCAGTTCGTCCATTAAACCAAAGGTTAACAAACAAAGAACACACATAACTAGCAAATTATGTACTTACGGATCAAGTAGACTTAGACTTCGTCCACTCCATCCCTTTGTTGGGCTGGAAGCTACCAGAGCTACGAGTACTGCTACCACAGCTAAACATACTAGCCTGGAAAAAGTAACGTGAGAGGCATAGAGATCAATTTTGTGTTCAATGTTTGAGAACCTTAACAAATTTTGAGGACAGAACAAGTGAAGCATACAGGCCAATGGATACTACAAGCGTGACAGCCACTTTGAACATTTTCGGAGAGAGAATCCCTTTGATATAGTAGACAAGAGCGACCAcatgtaaaataataaaaacctgCAGAAGAAAATATAGCAACAAGAAAACATATTGTCAATAAATACAACTAACATGAAAGGCAGTGATACAAAGTACAAGAAATCTAGTTTATGgacaaaatgaagaaaacatGTGGACCACACCATATCGTTGACATATTCATCTCAACTCTTATCTATATTTAACTTCTAATCAGTTCCTTATTTATACAACCTTTTCTTTAACTTCTACTCATTCAAAGCTTGAAACCCTTCAATTGGTATTATCAAATATCAAAGTCCATAAAAGCACAACCTATATTTTACAACTGCTTTATGAAAGTCAAACTTTTATAAGTGGATCAGTCCAAGACAGCATACACTCTTATGAGTTCCAaggtttataaaaaaaagtagaatAATGGTCATTACAATGCAAATCTAGAAACAGGCAAGCAAGCATAAAATGAGAAGTCAATGAGAAAAGAAAGTTGGGAAATGCTCACCAAGAAGGAAGCAAAATGTTCTGATGTCATGACAGCATTGAATCCAACCACCGGCACCAAAGCCGCTAACAACGTTCCCAAAACAACCTGCATTGAGAAAGCTATAATTAGGAACCAAAAGTGTCATTTTGAAGCAGATAGAACTGACCTAATGTCACGTCCTTAACAATTATCCCAGTGTTTCAAAATTCAGAGACAGGTGTCAGAAAGTTCAAAGGGAAATCAACTATGTACTAAGCTTTTCTCACATCCTAGTAAATGATGACATATTAAAGGAGAGAAAAACATGGCAAATTCTtttcaaaaagttcaaaaaaaaaaaaaaaaatcaacaaagtaAATGAATCTTGACCAAAGTATTTTACAATCAGACAGTATGAATTTAATAATTTTCCTATTAACCATATGAATTTAATATTCACCCTTCTTTTCCATCTAGTATTTCTAGCTCAAAACTGTTGAGAATGTTCATACGCTTCAATTTTAGTGCCAAATGCATGTTCCTCTTGTTTTCAATCATAGTTAGCTTCATTAGTATTGCGGATACTTACAAGAGGAGCGTATGCAATGTATAGACGAGAGGAGTAGCGGCCAGTTGCAATGCAAAGAAGCACATGCATTGGAATAAGGTTAATAATAAATGTGTAGCCTCCCCAAGAGCAAACctgaaacaaagaaacaaaatgcaATCAAAATAAATATCAGAGGAATTCATAAAAcgacaaaaccaaaaacaacacTAGTACATATACTTACCATGTAAAAGTACGCTATGGCATTAAGAGTTGCATAGAAGAGGGATCCTGTATTCAGAGTCTGCATATGATGTATAATGTAGTGAGAAAATATTCAAGCATTATTTTTGAAGCACATTATATTATTCCTGTAAAATATGCCAATGATACAAACTCAACAGTGAACAAAATCCGATCATTATTCATAAACCACCACTGTATTTTGATACATTAATAGAACATGAATGAATTAAGTAATCATTTCGAAATCTAACCTTTATATAAAGATAGAAAGTGAAGATCAAAGCAAAAATAGCCACAGCTTCATTGTCATAGCTTCCAGCAACTGACCGAGAAATATATGACGGGACCTGcatacaaaaacataaaacaagcACAGCTAAGCATTTGCTTTTACCCGTTCCAAATGTTGTAGAGTTAAAATTACCCGCTATGTAATTTACCATGGCTATAAGAGCAGCAGCTGTTAGTCCAGCACCAGCACCCTTAACTTCCTGAAGAAAGAGGCAATTGAAATCATCATAATATTGGAGGACAGTAACCAAAATCTACAAAATAACTAAGGCTTGAATACAAACCCGAGTCAGCAGGTACGTTGCCCACGATGTGAAAGCAGAGAATATAGGGGCAGTAAATACACAGATAGTTTCCACGGAAAGAGGAATGTTCAATGAATTCAAAAACCTGATAGAGAATAAGAGGACAATGAATCATAAATATTGGCTAAAACAAGAATCACTGTAAAGTAGgtcctttctctcttctccttcttctccttttGGGTTGTGGGGAACACATACTCAGTAGTTAAGATCCGAATgaaaataaactttttttttctagcaTTTCTAGTCATGCTCACCACCATAGGGATCCTGCTGTCAAG is from Pyrus communis chromosome 10, drPyrComm1.1, whole genome shotgun sequence and encodes:
- the LOC137746657 gene encoding protein unc-13 homolog, whose protein sequence is MAQILRDRVFGSSRRHSQNSNPIPIPIPIQPAMPFHPVEALPNPFGELGPTLSDSELRETVYEILVGACRSSGPKPLTYIPQSEKTDRSALTSLPSSLQRSTSSAASRVKKALGLKSSSGRRLSGGDSVSQGRSKRTGTVWELVRVQMKVSEQTDSRVRRALLRVAAGQLGRRVECMVLPLELLQQFKSSDFPNQQEYEAWQRRNLRVLEAGLLLYPYLPLEKRDTASQQLRKIIHGALDKPIETGKHTESMQVLRNAVMSLANRSVDGSVSETCHWADGFPLNLRLYQMLLESCFDPNEETSVIEELDEVFDLIKKTWVVLGINQMLHDLCFSWVLFHRYVTTGQVDNDLLLASSNLLAEVEQDAYGTKDPSYSKILSSTLSSILGWAEKRLLAYRDTFHSGNIEAMQNILSLGLLSAKILVQDISHEYRRKRKETNVGYDRVDAYIRSSIRTAFAQKLEKVGSRKRYSKSQNNLPALTVLAQEVSELAFSEKGIFGPVLKRWHPLATGIAMATLHSCYGNELKQFVAGLTELTPDTIQVLRAADKLEKDLVQIAVEDSVDSEDGGKSIIREMPPYETEAVIANLAKTWIRTRVDRLRELVDRNLHQEVWNPKANKERLAPSAVEVLRIIDETLEAFFTLQIPMHSVLVPELMTSLDKCIQHYVLKAKSGCGTRSTSVPALPALTRCSAGSKYAVFKKKERLHISQRRKSQVEGTNGDSSFGIPQLCVRINTLQLIRMELRVFEKRIIAHLGSSETRQGDNIANGVGKMFQLSASACAEGIQQLCEATAYKVVFHDLSHVLWDGLYILGVSSSRIEPFLQELEQYLEIISSTVHDRVRTRVITDVMRASFDGFLLVLLAGGPSRTFTQKDSGLIEEDFKFLTDLFWSNGDGLPADLIDKLSTTVKSILPLYGIDTDSLVEQFKRATLENYGSSAKSRLPMPPTTGEWNSNEPNTLLRVLCYRNDETAAKFLKKTYNLPKKL
- the LOC137746658 gene encoding dolichyl-diphosphooligosaccharide--protein glycosyltransferase subunit STT3A-like produces the protein MAASETPNGTTLRHAFGNVLSFFILILIGVLAFSIRLFSVIKYESVIHEFDPYFNYRVTQFLTKNGIYDFWNWFDDRTWYPLGRVIGGTVYPGLTLTAGSLWWFLNSLNIPLSVETICVFTAPIFSAFTSWATYLLTREVKGAGAGLTAAALIAMVPSYISRSVAGSYDNEAVAIFALIFTFYLYIKTLNTGSLFYATLNAIAYFYMVCSWGGYTFIINLIPMHVLLCIATGRYSSRLYIAYAPLVVLGTLLAALVPVVGFNAVMTSEHFASFLVFIILHVVALVYYIKGILSPKMFKVAVTLVVSIGLLVCLAVVAVLVALVASSPTKGWSGRSLSLLDPTYASKYIPIIASVSEHQPPTWPSYFMDINVLAFLVPAGIIACFSPLSDASSFVILYIVTSVYFSGVMVRLMLVLAPAACIMSGIALSEAFDVFTRSIKFQLPGLLVPSQVDAGETSSENTVSQNEVPKADKSADTLKERPSRKNRKKEKEAVEKPSIKSQIEKRLLVLPFEGSILAIFLLVLLGAFYVVHCVWAAAEAYSAPSIVLTSHSHDGLHVFDDFREAYAWLSHNTEVDDKVASWWDYGYQTTAMANRTVIVDNNTWNNTHIATVGTAMSSPEKAAWEIFNSLDVKYVLVVFGGLVGYPSDDINKFLWMVRIGGGVFPHIKEPDYLRDGQYRIDNQATPTMLNCLMYKLSYYRFVDTDGKGFDRVRQTEIGKKHFKLTHFEEVFTTHHWMVRLYKLKPPKNRIRGKTKKSKSKSSSTSSAKKSGMKRNPWH